The Borreliella andersonii genome has a segment encoding these proteins:
- the fliW gene encoding flagellar assembly protein FliW, with product MIDEKSIEFDFPEGILGFENIKKFIIKDSKYKPFSIMQSINKDVSFLVTSPFNFLSEYLPNIQEKDWLDIKAKAEDEKVILCIINMHVNDYKDITANLKAPIIINKKKLLGKQAICTNENYSLHHKVFKE from the coding sequence ATGATAGATGAAAAAAGTATAGAATTTGATTTTCCCGAAGGAATACTTGGATTTGAAAATATTAAAAAATTTATAATAAAAGACTCTAAGTATAAGCCTTTTTCTATTATGCAATCCATCAATAAAGACGTAAGTTTTTTGGTAACATCTCCTTTCAATTTTTTAAGCGAATATTTACCCAATATCCAGGAAAAAGATTGGTTGGACATTAAAGCAAAAGCAGAAGATGAAAAAGTTATACTATGCATAATTAATATGCACGTCAACGATTATAAAGACATTACAGCTAATCTAAAAGCACCAATCATAATAAACAAAAAAAAATTACTTGGAAAACAAGCTATATGCACAAATGAAAACTACTCACTACACCATAAAGTTTTCAAGGAATAA
- the csrA gene encoding carbon storage regulator CsrA has translation MLVLSRKVNESIKINSDIEVLILEIKKDTVKIAIKAPENIKIFRSEIYEFIIEENKKSLLKDKHNISKIKSLFNHYFKNEN, from the coding sequence ATGCTAGTATTGTCAAGAAAAGTAAATGAAAGTATTAAAATAAATTCTGATATTGAGGTTTTAATATTAGAGATAAAAAAGGATACTGTAAAAATAGCAATTAAGGCCCCTGAAAATATTAAAATCTTTAGATCTGAAATTTATGAATTTATTATAGAGGAAAATAAAAAATCGCTACTAAAAGACAAACACAATATAAGTAAAATTAAAAGCCTATTTAATCATTATTTTAAGAATGAAAATTAA
- the tsaB gene encoding tRNA (adenosine(37)-N6)-threonylcarbamoyltransferase complex dimerization subunit type 1 TsaB encodes MINTIAFEYSYKTLIVYCRINNKNFSIFELKSNFNFSVPKIFNDFVIKNNIDLNQIELIINSCGPGSFTGLRISLSFVKGLALGLSIPFVNISTLDVFANSVKDSPSVIVLTFTAGKYFLGHYKNCGLTGKILCFSKEDLFEYLNQIDPNSVLIGNNLEDVFKEFNYKFKIVENLSSFGKILTELGIAKYLKNCKSDDILSGPLYVRQSDAEVNFHS; translated from the coding sequence ATGATTAATACAATTGCATTTGAATATTCGTATAAAACATTAATAGTTTATTGTAGAATTAATAATAAGAATTTTTCAATATTTGAACTTAAATCAAATTTTAATTTTAGTGTACCTAAAATTTTCAATGATTTTGTAATTAAAAATAATATAGATCTTAATCAAATTGAATTAATTATAAATTCTTGTGGTCCTGGTTCTTTTACTGGCCTTAGAATTAGTTTAAGTTTTGTCAAAGGCCTTGCTTTAGGTCTTTCTATTCCTTTTGTCAATATTTCTACATTAGATGTTTTTGCAAATTCAGTTAAAGACAGCCCCAGTGTAATTGTATTAACTTTTACTGCAGGTAAATATTTTCTTGGGCATTATAAAAATTGCGGATTGACAGGGAAGATTTTGTGTTTTTCTAAGGAAGATTTGTTTGAATATTTGAATCAGATTGATCCAAATTCAGTGCTTATTGGGAACAATCTTGAAGATGTTTTTAAAGAATTCAATTATAAATTTAAAATCGTTGAAAATTTAAGCTCGTTTGGAAAAATTTTGACAGAACTTGGAATAGCTAAATACTTAAAAAATTGCAAAAGTGATGATATTTTGTCAGGACCTCTTTACGTAAGACAAAGTGATGCAGAGGTTAATTTTCATTCTTAA
- the tsaE gene encoding tRNA (adenosine(37)-N6)-threonylcarbamoyltransferase complex ATPase subunit type 1 TsaE, which translates to MILEFKSKKKMINFSKSFFYPLPIGKVFALSGDMGSGKTSFLKGLALNLGISYFTSPTYNIVNVYDFIDFKFYHIDLYRVASLEEFELVGGLEILMDLDSIIAIEWPQIALSIVPKDRLFSLTFKIVGSGRVVEFND; encoded by the coding sequence TTGATTTTAGAATTTAAATCAAAAAAAAAAATGATAAATTTTTCCAAATCTTTTTTTTATCCTTTGCCGATTGGTAAAGTATTTGCTTTAAGTGGTGATATGGGATCTGGAAAAACTAGTTTTTTAAAAGGACTTGCCCTTAATCTTGGAATTTCTTATTTTACAAGTCCAACTTATAACATTGTTAATGTTTATGATTTTATAGATTTTAAATTTTATCATATTGATTTATATCGAGTGGCTTCTTTAGAAGAATTTGAGCTTGTTGGGGGATTGGAAATACTTATGGACCTTGACTCAATTATTGCTATTGAATGGCCACAAATTGCTTTGAGTATTGTTCCAAAGGATAGATTATTTTCTTTAACTTTTAAAATAGTCGGTTCAGGCAGGGTTGTAGAATTTAATGATTAA
- the rplT gene encoding 50S ribosomal protein L20 has protein sequence MARAKNGTVHVARRKRILKKTKGFWGTKKSNYKKAKDTLRKGMMYATRDRKARKRDFRRLWISRISAALSDTGVTYSRFIEGLLKSNIKINRKILSNLAIEDVEAFKKIVLEIRK, from the coding sequence ATGGCTAGGGCTAAAAACGGCACAGTTCACGTGGCAAGGCGTAAGCGAATTTTAAAAAAAACAAAAGGTTTTTGGGGTACAAAAAAGAGCAATTATAAAAAAGCTAAAGATACCTTGAGAAAGGGTATGATGTATGCTACAAGAGATAGAAAGGCTAGAAAAAGAGATTTTAGGCGCTTGTGGATTTCAAGAATTTCGGCTGCTTTAAGTGACACTGGGGTTACTTATTCAAGATTTATTGAGGGTTTGTTGAAATCTAATATAAAAATTAATAGAAAAATTTTGTCTAATTTGGCGATTGAAGATGTTGAAGCTTTTAAAAAAATTGTTTTAGAAATAAGAAAATAA
- the rpmI gene encoding 50S ribosomal protein L35, protein MANKMKTRKSAKKRYSFTVSGKVKHKKQNLRHILTKKSSKRKRNLRKSGNLSCFEVKRVKTLLPYG, encoded by the coding sequence ATGGCAAATAAAATGAAAACACGCAAAAGTGCAAAAAAAAGGTATTCTTTTACTGTAAGTGGTAAAGTTAAACATAAAAAACAAAATTTAAGGCATATTTTGACAAAAAAATCTTCTAAGCGCAAAAGAAATTTAAGAAAATCGGGCAATCTCTCTTGTTTTGAAGTTAAAAGGGTTAAAACTTTATTACCTTATGGTTAA
- the infC gene encoding translation initiation factor IF-3, with protein MINRNANRDRDRARSNDKELKINYRIKAREVRVIFENGTQEVLSIEDAIKKAKEAGLDLVEVSPNVSPPVCKIIDYGKYKFHQEKRQKEQKKNQKVIKLKEVRMQPKIDAHDLDFKSKNILGFLKDGNKVKVTIRFRGRELAHTYLGYGILNSILEKVGDVNYVLESAAKMEGKTMFLIVAPKFKK; from the coding sequence TAGGGCCAGATCAAATGACAAGGAATTGAAAATTAATTACAGAATTAAGGCTCGTGAAGTAAGAGTTATTTTTGAAAATGGAACACAAGAGGTTTTATCGATTGAAGATGCTATTAAAAAAGCAAAAGAAGCGGGACTTGATTTGGTTGAGGTTTCTCCCAATGTATCTCCTCCGGTTTGTAAGATTATTGATTATGGAAAATATAAATTCCATCAAGAAAAGCGTCAAAAAGAGCAAAAAAAGAATCAAAAAGTAATTAAGCTTAAGGAAGTCAGAATGCAGCCCAAGATAGATGCTCATGACCTTGATTTTAAATCAAAAAACATTTTAGGTTTTCTCAAAGATGGCAATAAGGTTAAAGTTACAATAAGATTTAGAGGTCGTGAACTTGCTCATACATATTTAGGGTATGGCATATTAAATAGCATTCTTGAAAAAGTAGGGGATGTGAATTATGTTTTGGAATCTGCGGCTAAAATGGAGGGCAAAACAATGTTTTTGATTGTAGCGCCTAAGTTTAAAAAATGA